The following are encoded together in the Rhodanobacter soli genome:
- a CDS encoding TetR/AcrR family transcriptional regulator encodes MTIATHPGKRAATRDTILDHAYALARRDGLEGLSIGNLASDVGMSKSGVFAHFGSREDLQLAVLDTGRQRFVTQVLLPALKQPRGLPRLRAIVANWFEWSREHQSGCVLLSAVSEYDGREGALHDGVVRQQAGWRDELQKAIAQAVELGHLRRDTDVALLAFEIYALMLGLHHDAGLFGFDEAGRCTKAAFERLWRSWQT; translated from the coding sequence GACCACGCCTACGCGCTGGCCCGCCGCGACGGGCTGGAAGGCCTGTCGATCGGCAACTTGGCCAGCGACGTGGGCATGTCCAAGAGTGGCGTGTTCGCCCACTTCGGCTCGCGCGAAGACCTGCAACTGGCCGTGCTCGACACCGGCCGGCAGCGTTTCGTGACCCAGGTGCTGCTGCCGGCGCTGAAGCAGCCGCGCGGCCTGCCGCGGCTGCGCGCGATCGTGGCGAACTGGTTCGAGTGGAGCCGCGAGCACCAGAGCGGCTGCGTGCTGCTGTCCGCCGTGAGCGAGTACGACGGCCGCGAAGGCGCGCTGCACGACGGCGTGGTGCGGCAGCAGGCCGGCTGGCGCGACGAGTTGCAGAAGGCGATCGCGCAGGCGGTCGAACTGGGCCACCTGCGCCGCGACACCGACGTCGCTTTGCTGGCCTTCGAGATCTACGCCCTGATGCTCGGCCTGCACCACGACGCCGGGCTGTTCGGATTCGATGAAGCCGGCCGCTGCACCAAGGCGGCCTTCGAGCGCCTGTGGCGCAGCTGGCAAACCTGA